From a region of the Solanum stenotomum isolate F172 chromosome 2, ASM1918654v1, whole genome shotgun sequence genome:
- the LOC125856676 gene encoding E3 ubiquitin-protein ligase RHA2A-like → MGLQNQLTDVSTESIPILLVTLLANCIANLRSIIFAFLQFVGVPMNPIQIEENTLYDAVGSGLAGVVMLAEQLNLNRMFSYTFDDQGDEASGSSCVVCLNRLGDGENVRKLDCKHVFHKVCFDGWLDTFNFNCPICRSSLLMVSDERVEITRRRVVWDVIDWFSLR, encoded by the coding sequence ATGGGATTACAAAATCAATTAACTGATGTTTCTACTGAATCCATTCCTATATTGCTCGTAACTCTTCTCGCTAATTGCATCGCTAATCTCCGTTCAATCATCTTCGCTTTTCTCCAGTTCGTCGGTGTTCCAATGAATCCGATTCAAATCGAAGAAAATACGCTTTACGATGCCGTTGGTTCAGGTTTAGCGGGAGTTGTTATGCTCGCTGAACAGCTCAATTTGAATCGGATGTTCTCTTATACATTTGATGATCAAGGAGACGAAGCTTCTGGTTCGAGCTGCGTTGTTTGCTTGAACCGGTTGGGTGATGGTGAAAATGTGAGGAAATTGGATTGTAAGCATGTTTTTCATAAGGTGTGTTTTGATGGATGGTTAGATAcgtttaattttaattgtccGATTTGCCGGTCGTCGTTATTGATGGTTTCCGATGAGCGCGTGGAGATCACGCGACGGCGCGTTGtatgggatgtgatcgattggTTCTCGTTAAGGTGA